DNA from bacterium:
TTGCCGGTTGTGGTAAAAAGGAATCCCCTGAAACTACTATTTCGGGTTATATTACCGTAAAGGGGTCTGAAGAAGCTTTATCTATGATAATGGAAGAAGCGTATACCTTTATGGATCTTTACACTAATGCGAAAATCTTAGCTTTAGGTGGAGGTTCGGATGCAGGTTTATCTTCTATTTTCGTTGATTCTGCGAGGATTGCAGTTTCTACGAGACCCTTAACCAAAGAAGAAAATACTCAGGCAACAGCAGCCGGATTCAAAGTAAATGAATTCAAAATTTGCAAGGATGGAGTAGCGATTGTTACTAATCCACATAACTCACTCCAGAGGCTTACTATTTTCCAAATATCAGATATCTTTAGCGGTAAAATCAAAAACTGGTCTGAGGTAGACGGGATTGATTTGCCAATAAAAGTTGGGATATGGAGTGAAAATTCTGGAACCTACAAATGGTTTCAGGACAGTGTCCTTAAGGGAAAAGAATATTCGAAATTTGTCTGGCAATTTGACAACACTGAAAGTATCGTAAAATTTATTGAAAAAGAAAAAGGTGGGATAGGTTTTATTTCAATGTCGAGATTGTATAGTTCATGGAGTCCGCTTATTGAGGATACGCGGATTAAAGCATTGGAGATTGCTCTCGAACAAAAAGGAGAATTTGTTTCGCCCGATGAGGCAACAGTCCATTCCGGTAAATATCCGCTTGTCCGCTATATTTATCTTTATACTTCAAAAGAGCCAAAAGGTTTAGATGCCGGATTTATTAGTTTTATAACATCTTCTGAAGGACAGAAAATAATTGCAGGCACCGGTTTTGTACCTATTACCGTTCCGGTTAAATATAAAGAGAATGAAAGTTCTGTAGGTAGAGATTCCCTGCCTGCGGTAGGCAGGTTCGCTACGCTCAGAATGACAATATGAAAAAACTAATTATTTTTGTTTTGTTAAGTTGCAGTAGTCATTTTAGTGCAACAGTATGGGCAGATTCGTCGGAGAAGTTTTTAAAAGAAGGCGTTGTTTTAAGAGATGCAGACAATGTTGAGCAGGCAATTCTAAAATTCCAGGAAATTCTTAAATCAAAACCTAAACATCCCGGGGCGAACTTTGAGTTAGGTAAAAGTTATGTGATGAAATCTGATTATGAAAACGGTATTAAATATCTTAAAAATGCGTTGGATTGTGGGTATGATGAGTTGAAAGTACGTTTAGCTCTTGCAGAAGCTTATCAAACTTCCGACAACAGTGTGGAAGCAAGTATTGAATACCAACTTATCCTTGACTTAAACCCAAATAGTGCTGAGGTTCATACGCTTTTGGGTAATGTGTATCTTAATGGAGGTAACTCCACGGTGGCTGAAGAGCAGTATAAAAAGGCATTACAGCTTAACTCTTCATACGTTGACGCTTTACTTGGATTGGGAAATTTGTATCAAAAACAGAAAAAATACGAAGAAGCATTGAGTTTTTATTCCAAAGCTCAAAAAATAAATCCTAACTATGCGCCGACTTATCTTGCTTTGAGTTCTTTTTATGCAACTCAAAAGAAGCATGAGAATGGCATTACAGAACTTCAAAAGTATATTCAATTAAACCCGAAAGACCCTAAAGGATACACAGCACTGGCTAATATTTATTCACAAACAAAAGATTACAATAATGCCATCAATGAAATGAATAAAGCCGTTAGCTATAGCGATACAAGTTTAAGTTCTCTGAAATTTATAAGTGTTTTGTATAACCAGGCGGGAATGAGTCTTAAGGAAAAAGAGGTTTTGAGTGAAATTGTCCTTAAAGATTCTACTAATGTTGGGATTTGGATTGATTTGGCTAAAGCTTATTCAAAAATAGATTCTTTTCCCGCGGCTATTTATGCTTATAATAAAGCATTTAGTCTTGATTCTACTCTGGAATCTACTTTCTGTTTTGAGTTGGGGTTAGCTTGTTTCCAGGCAACAAAGTATGATTCCTCGGAACTTTTATTTTCTAAAAAAATTGAAAGAGACAGCCTTGCAGCGGGTGCTTATTTCAATAGAGCTTTAGCGCGTATTCAGTTAAAGAAATACAAGGAAGGAATAGTTGACTTGCAAAAAGGTTTAGAGATTAAGCCAAACTATGCCCAGGGACATTTGTGGTTGGCTCAGACTTATGGGTTTTTGGGTATGAAGCAGAAAGCTAAAGCAGAATGCGCTGAGGTAATCAAAATAGATTCAACTAATAAAGAGGTTAAGGACGTGTTAAAAAGTCTTGAACAACCTGCCAAGAAAGAGCCTACTTATGAGGATTATTTAGATGCTTTAGATAAGGCTGAGGCAAAGGAAAATGCTGAGGAAAAAGAAAACAATAAATAAATTTCTATGATAAAAACAATAAATAACAAGGAGGCATAAATATGGAAGGGCTTCATAATGCCCCCGGCATACTAAAGATAATTGTATCCTTTTGTATCCCGGGCGCTTTAGCTATCGGTATTGGAATCGCTTTTGCTTTTGTTAAACGTATTGCTCTTTTAACTACATTGCTTTATGTTTGTAACGCAATTGTTTGTTTCATCATATTCCAGATGATGCCTGATTTTGTCAGGGCAGGAGGGCCTTTGGT
Protein-coding regions in this window:
- a CDS encoding phosphate ABC transporter substrate-binding protein, encoding MEEKLIFVKKSNSFQSSTNCILSSALSFCRKTPGNKKKSYSVSKMKKILAISIVLFCIAGCGKKESPETTISGYITVKGSEEALSMIMEEAYTFMDLYTNAKILALGGGSDAGLSSIFVDSARIAVSTRPLTKEENTQATAAGFKVNEFKICKDGVAIVTNPHNSLQRLTIFQISDIFSGKIKNWSEVDGIDLPIKVGIWSENSGTYKWFQDSVLKGKEYSKFVWQFDNTESIVKFIEKEKGGIGFISMSRLYSSWSPLIEDTRIKALEIALEQKGEFVSPDEATVHSGKYPLVRYIYLYTSKEPKGLDAGFISFITSSEGQKIIAGTGFVPITVPVKYKENESSVGRDSLPAVGRFATLRMTI
- a CDS encoding tetratricopeptide repeat protein, with translation MKKLIIFVLLSCSSHFSATVWADSSEKFLKEGVVLRDADNVEQAILKFQEILKSKPKHPGANFELGKSYVMKSDYENGIKYLKNALDCGYDELKVRLALAEAYQTSDNSVEASIEYQLILDLNPNSAEVHTLLGNVYLNGGNSTVAEEQYKKALQLNSSYVDALLGLGNLYQKQKKYEEALSFYSKAQKINPNYAPTYLALSSFYATQKKHENGITELQKYIQLNPKDPKGYTALANIYSQTKDYNNAINEMNKAVSYSDTSLSSLKFISVLYNQAGMSLKEKEVLSEIVLKDSTNVGIWIDLAKAYSKIDSFPAAIYAYNKAFSLDSTLESTFCFELGLACFQATKYDSSELLFSKKIERDSLAAGAYFNRALARIQLKKYKEGIVDLQKGLEIKPNYAQGHLWLAQTYGFLGMKQKAKAECAEVIKIDSTNKEVKDVLKSLEQPAKKEPTYEDYLDALDKAEAKENAEEKENNK